In one window of Haemophilus parainfluenzae DNA:
- the arsC gene encoding arsenate reductase (glutaredoxin) (This arsenate reductase requires both glutathione and glutaredoxin to convert arsenate to arsenite, after which the efflux transporter formed by ArsA and ArsB can extrude the arsenite from the cell, providing resistance.): MSVKIYHNPRCSKSRETLALLEEKGIQPTIELYLQQHYSVEALQQLANKLGLDDVRKMMRTKDELYQSLGLDNPALTHDDLLKAISENSALLERPIVVKGEKAKIGRPPESVLAIL; encoded by the coding sequence ATGTCTGTTAAGATTTATCATAATCCACGCTGTTCAAAAAGCCGTGAAACCCTAGCTTTATTAGAAGAAAAGGGCATTCAACCGACTATCGAACTTTATTTACAACAACACTACTCTGTTGAAGCATTACAGCAACTGGCTAATAAATTAGGATTAGATGATGTTAGAAAAATGATGCGTACCAAAGATGAGCTTTATCAATCATTAGGGTTAGATAATCCTGCATTAACTCATGATGATTTATTAAAAGCCATCAGTGAAAATTCAGCCTTATTAGAGCGCCCGATTGTGGTAAAAGGTGAAAAAGCCAAAATTGGACGACCGCCTGAAAGCGTACTCGCCATTTTGTAA
- a CDS encoding AI-2E family transporter — MFEMLKNWYSRRLSDPQAMGLLAILLFGFIAIYFFSDLIAPLLIAIVLAYLLEMPINFLTKKLKFPRMLATLIIFGGFLTLALLIFLGLVPTLWNQTISLLSDLPAMFNKLHEWLLALPEHYPELIDYTMIDTFFSAARAKILGFGESAVKLSITSLMNLVSLGIYAFLVPLMMFFMLKDKSELLAGVSRFLPKNRLLASKVWNEMQQQIANYIHGKLLEILIVGVVTYIIFLSFGLNYPLLLSVAVGLSVLVPYIGAVLVTIPVALVAMFQFGISPTFWYLIVAFAVSQLLDGNLLVPYLFSEVVNLHPLVIIISVLIFGGLWGFWGVFFAIPLATLVKAVLNALPD, encoded by the coding sequence ATGTTTGAAATGCTAAAAAATTGGTATAGCCGCCGCTTAAGCGATCCGCAGGCGATGGGGCTACTTGCCATTTTGTTGTTTGGCTTTATTGCGATTTATTTCTTTAGTGATTTAATCGCCCCGTTACTGATTGCCATTGTATTAGCATATTTATTGGAAATGCCGATTAACTTCCTGACGAAAAAATTAAAGTTTCCTCGAATGCTCGCCACGTTAATTATTTTTGGTGGCTTTCTAACCTTGGCGTTATTAATTTTCCTTGGGCTTGTGCCAACACTATGGAATCAAACGATTTCCTTATTAAGCGATTTGCCAGCCATGTTCAATAAATTACATGAATGGTTGTTAGCCCTTCCTGAGCATTATCCTGAACTCATTGATTACACCATGATTGACACTTTTTTTAGTGCGGCTCGAGCGAAGATTTTGGGCTTTGGTGAATCTGCGGTGAAATTGTCGATTACCTCATTAATGAACCTTGTATCACTGGGTATTTATGCATTTTTAGTGCCATTAATGATGTTCTTTATGCTGAAAGATAAAAGCGAACTTCTTGCGGGTGTAAGCCGATTTTTGCCTAAAAACCGTCTTTTGGCCTCTAAAGTATGGAATGAAATGCAGCAACAAATTGCGAATTATATTCATGGCAAGTTGTTGGAAATTTTGATTGTTGGCGTAGTGACTTACATCATCTTTTTAAGCTTTGGTTTAAATTATCCGTTGTTGCTTTCTGTTGCCGTTGGGTTGTCTGTATTAGTCCCTTATATCGGTGCAGTATTGGTGACGATCCCTGTTGCTTTAGTTGCGATGTTCCAGTTTGGCATTTCCCCAACGTTTTGGTATTTGATTGTGGCCTTTGCGGTAAGTCAACTTCTAGATGGAAACCTGTTAGTACCGTATTTATTCTCTGAAGTCGTTAATTTACATCCTTTAGTAATCATTATTTCGGTGCTGATTTTCGGTGGATTATGGGGGTTCTGGGGCGTATTTTTCGCTATTCCATTGGCAACGCTCGTCAAAGCTGTACTGAATGCATTGCCGGATTAG
- the tsaA gene encoding tRNA (N6-threonylcarbamoyladenosine(37)-N6)-methyltransferase TrmO yields the protein MNDLTLTLHPIAVIHTPYKEKFSVPRQPDLVQDGIGIVELLPPYNTPEAVRGLEQFSHLWLIFQFDKVPHGKWQSTVRPPRLGGNQRVGVFASRATHRPNPLGLSKVELRQVECIHGRVFLHLGSVDLVDGTPIFDIKPYIAYADSEPEAKSSFAQEKPPAKLNVEFTEIAQSAVEKYHKNRPHLARFITEVIAQDPRPAYQQGKETDRIYGISLYEFNIKWRIKAGTTDCVEILDIQKLKEQKS from the coding sequence ATGAATGATTTAACACTGACTCTTCACCCAATTGCGGTGATTCACACGCCTTACAAAGAAAAATTCTCAGTGCCACGCCAACCAGATTTAGTACAGGATGGCATTGGCATCGTGGAACTGCTTCCTCCGTATAATACACCAGAAGCGGTTAGAGGATTAGAGCAATTTAGCCATCTTTGGCTTATTTTCCAATTTGACAAAGTACCCCATGGAAAATGGCAATCCACTGTTCGCCCTCCTCGTTTAGGGGGCAATCAACGTGTCGGTGTATTTGCTTCACGCGCTACGCATCGCCCTAATCCGCTAGGCTTATCCAAAGTTGAATTACGCCAAGTGGAATGTATTCATGGACGTGTTTTTCTGCATTTGGGTTCCGTGGATCTTGTAGATGGTACACCTATTTTTGATATTAAGCCTTATATTGCCTATGCTGATAGCGAACCTGAGGCAAAATCAAGTTTTGCGCAAGAAAAACCACCTGCAAAATTAAACGTAGAATTTACAGAAATCGCCCAAAGTGCAGTTGAAAAATATCACAAAAACCGACCGCACTTAGCGAGATTTATTACAGAAGTGATCGCACAAGATCCCCGCCCGGCTTATCAACAAGGTAAAGAAACCGATCGTATTTACGGTATTAGTCTGTACGAATTTAATATTAAATGGCGTATTAAAGCGGGGACAACAGACTGTGTCGAAATTCTGGATATCCAGAAATTAAAAGAACAAAAAAGCTGA
- a CDS encoding alternative ribosome-rescue factor A encodes MTKKTKSAVENQPIYQHAKGVVKDNAVMALLHDKLFCQRVEKKRKGKGSYQRKAKYASNWFEKPDDKVFDFRNFIIGFFVSISV; translated from the coding sequence ATGACAAAAAAAACAAAAAGTGCGGTTGAGAATCAGCCCATTTATCAACACGCCAAAGGAGTCGTGAAAGATAATGCTGTGATGGCACTATTACACGACAAATTATTCTGCCAACGCGTTGAGAAAAAACGTAAAGGCAAAGGCAGTTACCAACGAAAAGCAAAATATGCGAGCAATTGGTTTGAAAAGCCCGATGATAAAGTTTTTGATTTCAGAAATTTTATCATCGGGTTTTTCGTTTCAATTTCAGTATAA
- the dapA gene encoding 4-hydroxy-tetrahydrodipicolinate synthase, giving the protein MTMQNPLFSGSIVALVTPMDNHGNIDFETLKKLIEFHIDAGTDSIVSVGTTGESATLSIEENVKVIEKTVELAKGRIPIIAGTGANATSEAIVMTKLLRDSGVAGCLSVVPYYNKPTQEGMFQHFKAIAECTDLPQLLYNVPGRTGSDMKPETVARLAQIDNIVGIKEATGDLARITAIKGLAGKDFIVLSGDDATGLDAIKLGAEGVISVTNNLAAKDMAAMCRYALAGDFAKAEEINARLMPLHKNLFIESNPIPVKWAAYRLGLIKTPHLRLPLTVLSEGAQVKVEEALKVACLI; this is encoded by the coding sequence ATGACTATGCAAAACCCTTTATTTTCAGGCAGTATTGTTGCTTTAGTAACCCCGATGGATAACCATGGAAACATTGATTTTGAAACATTAAAAAAACTTATTGAATTTCATATTGATGCGGGTACTGATTCGATTGTATCTGTGGGCACAACAGGAGAATCTGCGACATTAAGCATTGAAGAAAATGTAAAGGTGATAGAAAAGACAGTTGAGTTAGCGAAAGGTCGTATCCCAATTATCGCGGGTACTGGTGCAAATGCAACAAGCGAAGCTATCGTGATGACAAAATTATTGCGTGATAGTGGTGTGGCGGGTTGCTTATCTGTTGTCCCTTACTACAATAAACCGACTCAAGAAGGCATGTTCCAACATTTTAAAGCGATTGCAGAATGCACGGATTTACCACAACTTCTTTATAATGTGCCAGGTCGTACCGGCAGTGACATGAAACCTGAAACTGTGGCACGTTTAGCGCAAATTGATAATATTGTGGGGATTAAAGAAGCAACTGGCGATTTAGCTCGCATCACTGCGATTAAAGGATTAGCCGGTAAGGATTTTATTGTATTAAGCGGTGATGATGCCACTGGGTTAGATGCCATCAAATTAGGTGCAGAGGGAGTCATTTCAGTGACAAATAACCTTGCTGCAAAAGACATGGCGGCAATGTGTCGTTATGCTTTAGCGGGCGATTTTGCAAAAGCAGAAGAAATTAATGCTCGTTTAATGCCTTTACATAAGAATTTATTTATTGAATCAAATCCAATTCCAGTCAAATGGGCAGCATATCGTTTAGGCTTAATTAAGACTCCACATTTACGTTTACCACTTACCGTGTTAAGCGAAGGCGCGCAAGTCAAAGTAGAAGAAGCATTAAAAGTTGCTTGTTTGATTTAA
- a CDS encoding DUF5377 family protein, producing MSIKTEILFNNTWNVRISDPGEEGAQSHFFETIYLTLTAYFEDENVRYEFVRKVEDQVKIKRSFTQLDELFKFLGDYLDPVSLGNLGVKIGNLGVKAE from the coding sequence ATGTCAATCAAAACAGAAATTTTATTTAACAATACTTGGAATGTCCGTATCAGTGACCCGGGTGAAGAAGGGGCTCAAAGCCACTTTTTTGAAACCATTTATCTCACGCTCACGGCTTATTTTGAAGACGAAAATGTGCGTTATGAATTTGTGCGTAAAGTAGAAGATCAAGTAAAAATCAAACGCTCATTTACCCAATTAGACGAGTTATTCAAATTCTTAGGAGATTATTTGGATCCAGTTTCACTCGGTAATCTCGGCGTAAAAATAGGTAACTTAGGCGTGAAAGCTGAATAA
- the bamC gene encoding outer membrane protein assembly factor BamC encodes MKKIVLSLVVLALLSACTNNVEKMQTANDTYQDSDRETPSFSPLANGGVTLPKTDPTYKLPQLNGKKERVDIRPPSTPLAIIKNSLTQFDGERALIVYTDAQAELYNLKQVERLLKEEGTNSTLNGAVLISDWAPTGRADDKANTEIRYKVEQVTAKDASALAVSVEQMRHDGVIYTPNQVNKQRYASDRLNRFISAITNAYNKQQQDLTGTSTMPFQSSVITDTNGRMALGMNASFAQAWQRLGSVLPKLGFKATSESAGRGYRELKYKPLDKQAWLRLGASQPHLEKGVYQMQILAVGKQSAVIITDEKGNTLPNDAAQSLYSALNVLLAR; translated from the coding sequence ATGAAAAAAATCGTACTGAGTTTAGTCGTGTTAGCATTGCTATCGGCGTGTACAAACAACGTAGAAAAAATGCAGACAGCTAACGATACTTATCAAGATTCTGATCGTGAAACACCAAGCTTTTCTCCTTTAGCAAATGGTGGTGTTACATTGCCGAAAACTGATCCAACTTATAAACTTCCTCAGCTTAATGGAAAAAAAGAACGCGTGGATATTCGTCCGCCTTCAACCCCATTAGCGATTATTAAAAATTCTTTAACACAATTTGATGGCGAACGTGCATTAATTGTTTATACGGATGCACAAGCAGAGCTTTATAATCTTAAGCAAGTTGAGCGTTTATTAAAAGAAGAAGGTACGAATTCGACTTTAAATGGTGCGGTATTAATTAGTGATTGGGCGCCAACGGGTCGTGCAGATGATAAAGCCAATACAGAGATTCGTTATAAAGTAGAACAAGTGACAGCGAAAGACGCAAGTGCACTAGCTGTTTCGGTAGAGCAAATGCGCCATGACGGCGTAATTTATACGCCAAATCAAGTAAATAAACAGCGATACGCATCCGATCGTTTAAATCGTTTTATTTCTGCGATCACTAACGCTTATAACAAACAACAACAAGACTTAACCGGCACGTCAACGATGCCTTTTCAATCGAGTGTAATTACTGATACGAATGGCAGAATGGCATTAGGTATGAATGCAAGTTTTGCTCAAGCATGGCAACGTTTAGGTTCGGTTTTACCGAAATTAGGCTTTAAAGCGACATCGGAATCGGCTGGCCGTGGTTATCGAGAATTGAAATATAAACCATTGGATAAACAAGCGTGGTTACGCTTAGGGGCAAGTCAACCTCATTTAGAAAAAGGCGTTTACCAAATGCAAATCTTAGCCGTGGGTAAACAAAGTGCAGTTATCATTACTGATGAAAAAGGTAATACATTACCAAATGACGCGGCTCAATCGCTCTATTCGGCATTAAATGTCTTGCTAGCACGATAG